The window ACAAATACCGCGACTACGAACTGGCCTGCGCGGCAGCCGCCGCGTAACTGCGAAACTCAAGATATTACTTGAGTTTCGCAGTTTGACGCCTGTGACACCTGTGATTTCTGGGGCTGTTGTGGCGTTGTCCGGCGTGTCGCCGTGATCCGGTGGCAAGCATGACGAAGCATCGGCGGTTGTGAAAAGTCAACCCCGAGATGGAGTTCCGCCGATGCTTCCGGGCCTGACCCTACCCGCATCGTGGCGTTCGCTGTTGGACCTGTTTCGGCCCGCGTTTCGCCGCGGATCGACGTTCGCGTTGTTCACGCTGCTGGCTACCGGGCTGGCGGCGCGGACCACCCGGCGCACGGTGGTGGGGATGCTCGCCGGAGCGGGCATGGCTGCGGCGGTGTCGTTCCACTCGGCGTGCCGGTTCTTCTCCCACCACGCCTGGGACGTCGACCCGATCGGGCTGGTGCTGGCCCGGCTGATCGTGGATCGGCTGCTGCCCGATGGGGCACCGATCACGGTGGTCGTCGACGACACCCTATTCCGCCGCTGGGGGCCCAAGGTGCACGCCGCGTACTGGACCCACGACGGCTCCGCCCAGGACCCCAACGCGCTGGGCCGCGGCAACCGGTGGGTGATCGTCGGCATCGTCGTCACGCTGCGGTTCTGTACCCGCCCGGTGTGCCTGCCGGTGTTGTTGCGGTTGTGGCGGGGCAAGGGCACCGCCTCCCCGGTGGCGCTGGCAGGGCAGATGATTTCACTTCTGGCCCAAGCATTTCCGAACCGCCGCTTGCACGCCGTCGGGGACGCCGCCTACCACGGCAAGGCCCTGCTGGTCGAGCACACCACGATCACCACCCGGCTGCCGGTCAACGCCGCGCTCTACGCGCCCGCCCCGCCGCACACCGGCCGACGCGGCCGACCCCGGCTCAAGGGAAACCGGCTCGGCCACCCCGCCGACCTCGCCGCACACGCCGACTGGCGACCGGTCACCCTGACCCGCTACGGCCACACCAACACCGTCGAGATCGCCCTGTGCGACACGATCTGGTACGGCGCGTTCGGCAACACCGCAGGCCGCACCGTCCTGGTCCGCGACCCCGCCGCCGACAGGGTCCTGGCGATCTTCACCACCGACACCGACAGCGACGCGCAGACCATCGTGGAACGCTACACCCACCGCTGGCCGATAGAGACCGCCATCGCCGCCGGCAAACAACTACTCGGCATCGGCCAAGCCCGCAACCGACTGCGGCGCGCGGTGGAACGCACCGTGCCGCTTGGCTTCTGCGTCTACAGCCTGGTCATCGTCTGGTACGCGCTGCACGGATACCACCGAGACGACCTCGCCGCACGCCGCGAGGTCCAGCCCTGGTACCCCCACAAAGACGAGCCCGCCTTCGAAGACATGCTCGCCAAACTCCGCAAAACCCTGGTCGCATCCCGAATTACGGGCGTTGCCGCAGCTCAGCCCGATCCACACAAATACCGCGACTACGAACTGGCCTGCGCGGCAGCCGCCGCGTAACTGCGAAACTCAAGATATTAGGAATAGCAACGAAACACCTAGAACGGGTGTTATGAGCGATATCGACGCCGGGGGTGGCGACCATTGCAGGTATCCCGGGTGCACGCGGCCGCGTCGGCCTGATTCCGCGACGGGTCGGCCGTCGCGATATTGCGAACAGGCCGACATGAAGAATGGCCATCCCGTGGTCGCCATTCAGAGAGACGGTCAACAGGGCCCGTGCACAATCGGGCGACGGCCTTTAAGGCTCGCCGAGCCGGCCAGGGTGGGGGTGCGCTCCAAGAGGATTCCGGGACGTCGGCGCCGGTGTCGATGGCCCGCGCGACGCTTGACCAACGCCTGGCCGAATTCCCAGGCAAGGTGGCTGAGCTACGCCAGTATTTCGACGACGTCCTCGCCGCCATTCGCACTGCCGGCGATATGGAGGCGGCCGGCGCCGAGGTTGAGGACGCGCGCCGCGATGCGTTGAGCAAGATCACCGACGCTGAGCGCCGGGCAGCCACGGCCGAACGCGCCGCCCGGCTCGCCGAGGACCGCGCCCAACAGGCTGAGCACGACCGCGAAGAGGCCGACCAGCTCGCCGAGGAGACCGCCGCTGAGACAGCGCAAGTCCGTGAGGAAACCCAGAGCGAGATCGCCGCCGTGCGGGCGGAGGCCGACGCCGCGGTCACCCGCGCACAGCAGCAGTTGGCCGCGGCGACAGCTGAGCATCAAGCTCGTCTCGCCGAGCGAGACTCCGACGTCGAGCAGGCACAACAGGAGGCGGCAGCAGCCCGCGTCGAGGTTGTCTCACTTGCAGGGGCACTCACCACGCCGTCGCCGGGAACGGCTCGTCCCCGTGAGCGGTTGGCCTCCGTGGGCGCTAGTCGGATGGTATGTCCGCGCAATGGGGTGTGGTGGGCAACCCGTTGAAACGGTCGGTGATCCAGCCCATTGCGCGTTCGCCATCGACGAAGTAGGGCAGCAGGTGGTTGATCGCGAGTTTGTTCAGGAACGGCGGTTGGCGGTTGGTCCATAACTCGACGTCGGCGCCCTGGGCGCACCAGTCCAGCGCGAGTTGATGCGACCCTCCCCACGGGAAGAACGGGTCGAATCGGTTGGTGCTGATGAACACCGGTATCGCGGGCTTCGTTGTCCCGAGGCGCTGAGCGTTCAGAACGGTTCTGACGGCCTCTGAGCTGAACACCTCGGCGGGATCGGCGTTGAAGTATTCGTTGAGGTGATGGAAGCTGAACGTCAGAACCCCTTCGACCACGCACATGGTCGATGAGCGGGTCAGCAGATCCTTGCCCTGATCGGAGAGGGCGGGCAGGAGCAGCGGAGCGGCCTGCGGGTATGCGGCTGCGATCCCGTTGAGCGCGTACCCGAGCGCGACGAAGAAGAGGCTGCCGTCGAGGAACGGCGGCAGCAGGGTCAGATCGGCCGGTGGCGCCCCGACCCAGGCGCCGACCAGGTGTAGGTCCGGCGCGTAGCTGGGCGCCAGTTCGGCCGCCGAACCGGAGGCCTGTCCGCCCGGGGACCATCCCCACAGTGCGACCGGCCCATGCGGATCCAGCGACGTGCCGGGCAGTTTCATCGCCGCGCGCGCGGCGTCGAGAAGGGCTGTGCCGGCGGCTTGTCGCATCAGGATCGGGACCGGGCCGGGGGTGCCCAGTCCGACGCCGTCGGTGACCACGACGGCGAATCCACGCGCCACCATGGTGGCGATGAAGGTTTCCTCGTAACCGAAGTGCAGGTCCAGGCCCGAGGAGAAGTGGATGCCCTGGTTGAACATCCGCGACGGGGCGCATTGATCACCCAGCCCGTACGGGCCGGTCGCGTAGGCGATCAGTGGCCGCGGTCCTTGGCCGGGCCAGGGGTTGTGCGGTTCGAAGTAGGTGCCCGTGACCGCGACCGGGTTGCCGCTGTTGTCGGTGCTGCGGTACATGATCCGGGTGCCGTCGGCCACGTAGGCACCCAACTGGCCCGACGGTTCCAACACCAGTGGCGAAGCCTCGAATCGGATCAGGTCGCCGGGCTTTCCGGCGGGCAGCGGGTCCGGCGGGGTGTAGAACGCCGCATACCGGGACTCGTCGGATCCCCAGCAGTTGGGGTCGGGCTGGGGGCACTGCTGCTCGAACTGCGCCGGATCGGCGGTCGCCCGCGGCGCGAGGTTCATCGAGGCAACCATCACCAGCATCGCCGCCAGCGCCATCGCGACACGGCGCAGCCAACCCCGCCGGTCAGCCGCGACATGTGACCGCAATCCGGGATTGGATTCGCCGGCCGTTGCCGCCGGGTGATCTGCAGGATCGCGGCGAGCCTTGGTCATGCACATTGTCCGGTGATCCCCTTCGTGAGCTGCGTCAATCCGCGCGACTTGACGGCATTTGGGTTACTTGGCACCCGGCCGTCGCGTCATCCTGGACCTGGGCGCAGGTGGGTGGGCGCGGTCAGCCCATGCTGCTTCCGCCGTTGACGCTGAGCACTTGTCCGGTGATGAAGCCGGCCTCCTCAGAGGCCAGGAACAGCACCGCGGCCGCGACTTCGTCGACGGTGGCTGGGCGTCGCATCGGGATGAGGCTGACGGCGATGTCGGTGATCGACCGGAATTCCTCGGGCAGGGTCCCCTCGGCCAGGCCGGCTTGGATCTCGGGTGTCAGAACATAGGACGGGGCCACCGTGTTGAAGGTGACGCCGCTGGCGGCGTATTCGCGGGCTAGACCGACAGCGAACGCGTGCACACCGCCTTTGGCGGCGTTGTATATCGCGTGTCCGTTCAGCCCGTTGCGCACGGATTCGGCGCCGATGTTGACCACGCGTCCATACCCGGCGGCGAGCATCGGGGCAAGTACGGCCAGCGTGGAGTTGAGCGTGGTCCACAGGTTGTTGTCGATGGTGCGTCGAATGGTTTGCTCGGTGTGGTTAGCGGTTGCGGTGATCACACCGCCGCCGGCGTTGTTGACGAGGATGTCGATTCCACCCAGTTCTTCCACAGCCGCGGCGACGAGCCGTTCGCCGGCCCCGGAATGGCTCAGGTCCTCGACGTGTGCGGCCACGACCTGCGCGCCGTCAGCCGACAGTCGCCCCGTCGCGTCGTTCATCACCGCCTCGTCAGGTCCGGCGAGCAGCACCGCGGCCCCTTCGGCGAGGAATCGACGGGCCACCCCGAATCCGATCCCGGTCGCTCCCCCGGTGATCACGGCACGGCGGCCGGCGAGCCGACCGCCGCTCACAGGATGATGCTCACGGCACCGGCGGGCCGCAGCACCGTCATGTCCATCACCGCGCGTTTGTAGCAGATCCGCAGGTTGCCGTCGGTGCGACGCAGCCGGTAGTCGTAGCGCCCGACATAGTGGTCGTCGCGGCCGTTGCGGAAGCGCCACACAGTGAAATAGGCGCTGACACCGATCTCCTGGCCGGACTGGTCGAGGATGCGCACGTTGCTGACTTGGTGGCGGGTGATGGCATGGGGGTATTCGCGGTGCGCTTTGCGGCTCTTGAGCCGGTCCACCCGGGCCAGGAGCCGCGACTTGTTGTCGTTGACCAGAACGAGGTCGCGATCCGGCGCCGCATCGGGCAGATCGTTGGCCGGAATAATGTACTGGGCGTCGTCGGTGTAGAGCTGCACCCATTCATCCAGGCGCCACTCATCGAGCAGCTGCGCCTCCAGGTACAGCAGATCCTCAACGTCGCAGCGCTGCACCGCACCGCCCGCGGTCGCACCCGCCCCCGTAGGGGCAGTGGTGAGCTGTTCGATGGTCATGCCACCACCTCGCGCTGCGGGCTGACCTGCTGGCGCCACCGCCGCCAGAACGCCCGCATCTGCTCCTCGTCGGTGGCTTTGGGCTCACGGGTCATGCCGCGGGAGATGTCGTTCCACTCGACCCCGCCGCTGCGGAACCCATCCTGACATGACTCGAGGGCCTCGACGTCGTCGGGAGTGGCAAATCCGCCGGGTCCCAGGAAGCTCAGGAAGCTTTCCAGCCGCAGCGCCCGCGCCTGCGGCAATTCGGCTTTGGGGGCCAGGTGCCAGGCGCTGACGTTCATGTGGTCGGCCGCGGTGGGCATGAACGTGCGCACCGTGACCGCTTGGATATCGTTGATGATCAGGTTGGGGTAGATGAACAGGTTGCGGTTGTTCTCGGCCATCACCTCGGCGCGTTCGGCACCGTATAACTCGACGAGCCGGGAACGCATGTTCTCCATCTCGGGCCGCGTCTCTTCGCCGAACTGTTTTTCCCACTTCGCGATCGGCCGGCCCCACGGGGCTTTATACTCCATCACGGCGTGCCCGTGGCCTAAACCCCGGCCCCGCCCGGCGAGCCCATCGGCCACGCTGATACCCATGGAGCTCAGGTACTTCATGTAGGTGTCGTGGGTGGGGGCCGCGTGGTAGCCGTCGATGCTGTTCTCGACAAGCAGCTTCCAGTTGGCGTTGATGGAATACTGGTTGGAGCCGTTGAGGATCTCCCAGCCCGACTCTGACTCGTCGACGAGCAAGTCGAGGTAGTCGCGGGCGCCGGACAGATAGTCGACCAGGCTCTCGGCGTCGGGGTCGAAGGTGACGAACACGAAACCGCGATAAGACTCAACTGCGGCCACCGGCCGCAAGCCCATCTCCTCCATGCGAAACGCCGGCCCGTAGCCCTGACGGTCGGGCACACCGACCAGTTCGCCGTCGGTGTTGAACGACCACGCATGGTAAAAGCACTGAAACACTTTGCCGTTGCCCGAGTCCGCGCGGCACACCGTGGCGCCGCGATGCGGGCAGGTGTTGTGCAACGCCCGGATCTGACCGGTCTTCGCGCTGCGCACGAAGATCAACGGCCGCCCCGCCACCGAGCGGCGCACGAAATCGCCCGGGGTGGGGATCTCGGATTCGTGCCCCAGGTACAGCCAGCACCGGTCGAACACGAGGTCGCGCTCGGCTTCGAAGATCTGCGGCGAGGTCAGCGCCGAACGATGGATACGAAACACGCCGCTGTCGGGGTCGTCGACAATGAGCTGCGTTGCAGCCGGTCCCATCACCTTAGTGTCCTTTCCTGAGTGCCGCCCTGGTGGTGCTGAAATCTGTTCACGAGCCGCTCACCCTTGGGCCGGAGTCACGCGAGGCGCGGGTGGCGCTCACGGCGGGCCGCGTGGTCGGCGTGTCTACCCACTGGGGCCAGCCGGCCTCGCGGTTGGCCGCCATCGCCAGTTCTTTCTCGGCTGGGGAGGCGAAGTGCTCATCCCAGTGCCGCAGCCGTGGTTTGGCAATCTTTGCTTCCCACAGCGGCGGCACCAGGGCGTACACGAAGCACAGGAACGCGCTGGGCATCTGTGCGCCCTCCGGGCGTGGCTTGAGCTCGTGGTATTTGTAGCGGCTGTCGAAGTGGTGTTCGATGTGAGTGGTGATCTCCACGCCCAGCGGGCGGATGATGCTGCCGAGGTGGTTCCAGGCGTGATGGAGCTGGACCGGCGAGCCGGGCACGCGCACCATGCCGTAATGCTGCAGATAGTTGAATCCCTCGGCCAGTAGCTTCGAAAACACCATTGCAGCGGCGGCCACGGCCAGCCCGACCAGCCCGGCGGCGGCGTACATCGCTGCGAACAGCGCGGCCAACAGGCCGATCTCGACATAGACGGCGTTTTTCGGGTGAAACACCGACATGTTGCGCTTGCGCAGCGAGTTCAGTGAGGTGACTACGCCGTCCCTCCACGCCCCGTACGACGCCTGCCACATAAACGCGTAAATCGTCTGGCCGCGCCGCGGTGTGTCGCTGTCGGCCTCGGTGCACAAGTCGAGATGGTGGGTCAGTTTGTGCCCGACGTCGCGGTTGGGATCCAGGTAAACGGTGCTGTATACCTTGGCCATGGCGCGCGGGAACAGTGAACGCCGGTGCATCAACTCGTGGGCGACTGGCAGGTTGGGCACCGCGCCGATCCACCCGACCGACAGCACCATACCGACGACTCCGGCCGCGCTGACCGTCCCGCCCGGCAACGCCACCGCGGTGTGGCCCGTCCAGGCGCCCAGCCGCAACGCGAACAGGGTCCACACCGCGACCAGCAGCGGCAGATGCAGATACAGCGGTATTTCGGCCAGCCAGGCCGCACCGATGGTGCGGACCTTGTGGTCGGCGGGCAGTACGATGTCCAGCAGCATCAGTATCGGGAAGGTCGCGATGCCGGCCCAGACCCAGCCACCGCCGAGCCACAGCCCGGCCGCGGTTACCCCGACGACCAGACTGACCAAGTAGTAACGTAAAGCGTCCATGTTTCGTACCTTTCTCATGACCGACCCAGGTCAGGCTGTGTGGGTTAGTAGAGCACCACGGGTTTGATGGCGCGGCCGGCTTCGGTGTCCGCGATGGCGGTGTTGATCTCGGGAAACGGGTAGCGTTGGATGATCTTGTCGAACGGGAATCGTCCGCGCAGGAACAATTCGACCAGGCGGGGGATGAACAGTCCCGGCACCGTGTCGCCCTCGATGATTCCCTTCACGGTGCGCCCGAACAGCAGATGCATGAGGTCCAGGGACACCTCTTGTCCGAGCGCGTTGGCGCCGACCAGCCCGGCGGTGCCGCCGACGTTGAGTGCGGTGACGGCCTGCCGCAGGGTCGCCGGTAACCCGACGGCGTCCAGCGTGAAGTCCGCTCCCCCGCCGGTGATGGCCTGGATCTGCTCCACGGCGTCGTCGGGGGCTTTCACGGCGTGGGTGGCGCCGAGTTCTATGGCCATGTCGAGTCGCGACGCATTGAGGTCGACCGCGATGATCGGGGCGCAGCCGGCGATCACCGCACCCATGATCGCGGCCAGGCCGACACCCCCGGCGCCGAATACGGCGATGCTGGCGCCCGCGGGCGGTGCCAGCGCGGTCAGCACCGCGCCGGCACCGGTTTGCAGACCGCAGCCCAGCGGTCCCAGCAATTCCAGCGGCGCCTGGTCGGAGACTTTGACCGCGCCGCGCTCCGGGACGATTGCGTGGTGGCTGAACGAGGACTGGCCGAAGAAGTGGGCGTTGAGTTCGGCGCCGTGACTGTCGCGGTAGGCCGTGGAACCGTCGGCGCGGCGGCCCCCGAAGTTCAGCGGTGTGAAGGAATCGCAATTCATCGGATGCCCGCTCATACAGTTGCGGCAGCTACGGCACGACACCGGCGCGAGCACCACGTGATCGCCGGGGGCAAGCGAGCGCACCTCGGATCCCACCGCCTCCACCACGCCGGCGCCCTCGTGCCCCAGAATCGCCGGCGGCCCGGGCGGCAGCACCTGGTCACGCACGATGATGTCGGTGTGGCAGATACCGCTGGCCACGATGCGCACGCGCACCTCGTCGGCGCGCGGCTCCCCGATCTGGACGTCTTCGATGTGGAAGGGCCCGCCCTTGTCCCGGACCACAGCCGCGGTGCTGGTTGTCATCGTCGTCTCCTGAAGGTCTCGATCAGTTACCGGATGCCGGTGCGCTCAGATAGATGGACTTCTGGTTTTCGTAGGCGGCCAGCCCCTCCGGGCCCAGTTCGCGGCCCAGGCCGCTGGCCTTCACCCCGCCGAACGGGGCAGTGGGATCCGGTAGATACTGGTTGATGCCGATCGTGCCGGTCTGGACACGACGGGCCACCTCGACGGCGCGCTCGGGGTCGCTGCTCCAGACGGTGCCACCCAGGCCGTAATCGGAGTCGTTGGCGATCTGTACCGCCTCGTCGACATCCGTGTACGGGATCAGCGACAGCACCGGGCCGAAGATCTCCTCTCGTGCCACCGTGAAACTGTTGTCCACGTCGGCAAACACCGTCGGCTCGACGAACCACCCCCTGTCCAGCTGCGAGGGCCGGCCTCCGCCCGCGGTGACCCTCGCGCCCTCAGCGCGGCCCTCGGCGATGAAGCTCTCCACGCGCTGCCGATGCCGGGCGCTGGCCATCGGACCGATCTGGGTGTCGGGATCGAGCGCATCGCCGACCGTCAGACCCTCCACGAAGCCGGTGAACACGTCCACGACCTGCGCGTAGCGGGTGCGCGGCACCAGAATCCGGGTGGACAGATAACATGTCTGACCGTTGTTGAGCAGGGTCGCACCGAACAGGTTCTGGGCAGTGTTGACCGAGTCCAGATCGGCGTCGTCGAGGATGATCGCCGCGGACTTACCCCCCAGCTCCAAGGTGACCGGGCGCAGCATCCGCCCGCACGTCTCGGCGATCTGGCGGCCCGCACCGGTCGACCCCGTGAAGGCGACCTTGTCGACCCCGGGGTGAGAGACCAGATGCGCGCCGACGTCGCGCCCGCCCGTGACGATGTTGACCACGCCCGGCGGCAGCGCTGCCTCTTGTACGGCCTCGGCCAGCAGGTAGCTGTCGAGCACGGTCTCCGGTGAGGGCTTGATGACCACGGTGCAGCCGGCGGCCAGCGCCGGAGCGTATTTGAACGCGGCCAGCGTCTGCGGGAAGTTCCACGGCACAATCGCGCCGACCACCCCAACGGGTGTGCGCCGCACCAGGGTGGTCCCACCGAACAACCCCGGACGGCTCTCCTCCGACTCGCGGTCGCGCACCATGCCCGCGTAGTAACGCAACAACGTCGCCGGGAACACCGCCTCCAGCTGGCGCGATACCGCGATCGGCATACCGTTTTGACTGCTGACGCGATGCGCGATGTCCTCGCCCCGCTTGTCGAGCGCGTCGGCCAGCCTCTCCAACGCCTCCGCGCGCCGCGCAGGCTCCCACCGCGACCAGCCCGCCGGGTCGCCGCACGCACCGCGCGCCGCCGCGACCGCTTTATCGACATCTGCCGCCGTGGCCTCCGGTATCTGCCCCAGCACCTCCTCGGTGCTCGCCGACACCACCGTGATCTGCGTCGTCCCGCCCGAGGCGACCCATTC is drawn from Candidatus Mycolicibacterium alkanivorans and contains these coding sequences:
- a CDS encoding lipase family protein, which codes for MALAAMLVMVASMNLAPRATADPAQFEQQCPQPDPNCWGSDESRYAAFYTPPDPLPAGKPGDLIRFEASPLVLEPSGQLGAYVADGTRIMYRSTDNSGNPVAVTGTYFEPHNPWPGQGPRPLIAYATGPYGLGDQCAPSRMFNQGIHFSSGLDLHFGYEETFIATMVARGFAVVVTDGVGLGTPGPVPILMRQAAGTALLDAARAAMKLPGTSLDPHGPVALWGWSPGGQASGSAAELAPSYAPDLHLVGAWVGAPPADLTLLPPFLDGSLFFVALGYALNGIAAAYPQAAPLLLPALSDQGKDLLTRSSTMCVVEGVLTFSFHHLNEYFNADPAEVFSSEAVRTVLNAQRLGTTKPAIPVFISTNRFDPFFPWGGSHQLALDWCAQGADVELWTNRQPPFLNKLAINHLLPYFVDGERAMGWITDRFNGLPTTPHCADIPSD
- a CDS encoding aromatic-ring-hydroxylating dioxygenase subunit beta — encoded protein: MTIEQLTTAPTGAGATAGGAVQRCDVEDLLYLEAQLLDEWRLDEWVQLYTDDAQYIIPANDLPDAAPDRDLVLVNDNKSRLLARVDRLKSRKAHREYPHAITRHQVSNVRILDQSGQEIGVSAYFTVWRFRNGRDDHYVGRYDYRLRRTDGNLRICYKRAVMDMTVLRPAGAVSIIL
- a CDS encoding aldehyde dehydrogenase, giving the protein MSVAYDSLFIGGEWVASGGTTQITVVSASTEEVLGQIPEATAADVDKAVAAARGACGDPAGWSRWEPARRAEALERLADALDKRGEDIAHRVSSQNGMPIAVSRQLEAVFPATLLRYYAGMVRDRESEESRPGLFGGTTLVRRTPVGVVGAIVPWNFPQTLAAFKYAPALAAGCTVVIKPSPETVLDSYLLAEAVQEAALPPGVVNIVTGGRDVGAHLVSHPGVDKVAFTGSTGAGRQIAETCGRMLRPVTLELGGKSAAIILDDADLDSVNTAQNLFGATLLNNGQTCYLSTRILVPRTRYAQVVDVFTGFVEGLTVGDALDPDTQIGPMASARHRQRVESFIAEGRAEGARVTAGGGRPSQLDRGWFVEPTVFADVDNSFTVAREEIFGPVLSLIPYTDVDEAVQIANDSDYGLGGTVWSSDPERAVEVARRVQTGTIGINQYLPDPTAPFGGVKASGLGRELGPEGLAAYENQKSIYLSAPASGN
- a CDS encoding aromatic ring-hydroxylating oxygenase subunit alpha, producing the protein MGPAATQLIVDDPDSGVFRIHRSALTSPQIFEAERDLVFDRCWLYLGHESEIPTPGDFVRRSVAGRPLIFVRSAKTGQIRALHNTCPHRGATVCRADSGNGKVFQCFYHAWSFNTDGELVGVPDRQGYGPAFRMEEMGLRPVAAVESYRGFVFVTFDPDAESLVDYLSGARDYLDLLVDESESGWEILNGSNQYSINANWKLLVENSIDGYHAAPTHDTYMKYLSSMGISVADGLAGRGRGLGHGHAVMEYKAPWGRPIAKWEKQFGEETRPEMENMRSRLVELYGAERAEVMAENNRNLFIYPNLIINDIQAVTVRTFMPTAADHMNVSAWHLAPKAELPQARALRLESFLSFLGPGGFATPDDVEALESCQDGFRSGGVEWNDISRGMTREPKATDEEQMRAFWRRWRQQVSPQREVVA
- a CDS encoding NAD(P)-dependent alcohol dehydrogenase, producing MTTSTAAVVRDKGGPFHIEDVQIGEPRADEVRVRIVASGICHTDIIVRDQVLPPGPPAILGHEGAGVVEAVGSEVRSLAPGDHVVLAPVSCRSCRNCMSGHPMNCDSFTPLNFGGRRADGSTAYRDSHGAELNAHFFGQSSFSHHAIVPERGAVKVSDQAPLELLGPLGCGLQTGAGAVLTALAPPAGASIAVFGAGGVGLAAIMGAVIAGCAPIIAVDLNASRLDMAIELGATHAVKAPDDAVEQIQAITGGGADFTLDAVGLPATLRQAVTALNVGGTAGLVGANALGQEVSLDLMHLLFGRTVKGIIEGDTVPGLFIPRLVELFLRGRFPFDKIIQRYPFPEINTAIADTEAGRAIKPVVLY
- a CDS encoding fatty acid desaturase, whose product is MDALRYYLVSLVVGVTAAGLWLGGGWVWAGIATFPILMLLDIVLPADHKVRTIGAAWLAEIPLYLHLPLLVAVWTLFALRLGAWTGHTAVALPGGTVSAAGVVGMVLSVGWIGAVPNLPVAHELMHRRSLFPRAMAKVYSTVYLDPNRDVGHKLTHHLDLCTEADSDTPRRGQTIYAFMWQASYGAWRDGVVTSLNSLRKRNMSVFHPKNAVYVEIGLLAALFAAMYAAAGLVGLAVAAAAMVFSKLLAEGFNYLQHYGMVRVPGSPVQLHHAWNHLGSIIRPLGVEITTHIEHHFDSRYKYHELKPRPEGAQMPSAFLCFVYALVPPLWEAKIAKPRLRHWDEHFASPAEKELAMAANREAGWPQWVDTPTTRPAVSATRASRDSGPRVSGS
- a CDS encoding IS701 family transposase, which gives rise to MLPGLTLPASWRSLLDLFRPAFRRGSTFALFTLLATGLAARTTRRTVVGMLAGAGMAAAVSFHSACRFFSHHAWDVDPIGLVLARLIVDRLLPDGAPITVVVDDTLFRRWGPKVHAAYWTHDGSAQDPNALGRGNRWVIVGIVVTLRFCTRPVCLPVLLRLWRGKGTASPVALAGQMISLLAQAFPNRRLHAVGDAAYHGKALLVEHTTITTRLPVNAALYAPAPPHTGRRGRPRLKGNRLGHPADLAAHADWRPVTLTRYGHTNTVEIALCDTIWYGAFGNTAGRTVLVRDPAADRVLAIFTTDTDSDAQTIVERYTHRWPIETAIAAGKQLLGIGQARNRLRRAVERTVPLGFCVYSLVIVWYALHGYHRDDLAARREVQPWYPHKDEPAFEDMLAKLRKTLVASRITGVAAAQPDPHKYRDYELACAAAAA
- a CDS encoding SDR family NAD(P)-dependent oxidoreductase, coding for MSGGRLAGRRAVITGGATGIGFGVARRFLAEGAAVLLAGPDEAVMNDATGRLSADGAQVVAAHVEDLSHSGAGERLVAAAVEELGGIDILVNNAGGGVITATANHTEQTIRRTIDNNLWTTLNSTLAVLAPMLAAGYGRVVNIGAESVRNGLNGHAIYNAAKGGVHAFAVGLAREYAASGVTFNTVAPSYVLTPEIQAGLAEGTLPEEFRSITDIAVSLIPMRRPATVDEVAAAVLFLASEEAGFITGQVLSVNGGSSMG